The Xiphophorus maculatus strain JP 163 A chromosome 23, X_maculatus-5.0-male, whole genome shotgun sequence genome contains a region encoding:
- the LOC111606859 gene encoding uncharacterized protein LOC111606859 isoform X1, whose protein sequence is MYIKYFVMTLNSDQHCLTLYVPFSQIVMASSKPARLKVILGESNTEKLTLPDGIPDSLDELLSKVKDTFGLKTNVRLQYMDKDFGNDFFNLSSTSDLEDLGTVKVIQEKAIQTFVDVIETAPSCSTVHSDDSSSLASNDTIILSSPEPLSSRTQQWPANFPIPIFSYDTERQLEKGNSEYQANNKMLTVTSRMKTDILNRLVEEIYRYRAYPEDAQFCVVAEALVKKHPCLKEPGSFNGCYGWKQRLKYKMGNYRTLLKSQGCPELSVNSLKSKASISVSPAAKIKKPRRAEANFYPSFPLGETQESMEKERIELLAALKRRNNDRVIAEKMARTFAYRRQEVVNEEPGIEDFKDRWPALFQQKEINAEFQRLMALPLEQTFLAQLDRHSSQLIKVIQAKGGATRAKMAGIMRTYDEVEDIGIRRECVLKGLVTFLGEDAKDLIKEYCGSSGDDAQMELKQLTMAVFVIRKEGEGLKEPPEDIGIVIEGVEVLQNLTSVASACALLLGLIYSLNLAYPKALRFTFEVFQKIFMQLEQHKMSPKVQNLFGRLQTSQ, encoded by the exons atgtatataaaatattttgtaatgacTTTAAATAGCGACCAGCATTGCTTAACTCTGTATGTACCCTTTTCTCAGATTGTCATGGCAAGTTCAAAACCTGCAAGACTGAAGGTGATTCTAGGAGAGAGCAACACTGAAAAACTGACTCTTCCAGATGGCATACCAGACTCTCTGGATGAGCTTCTCAGCAAGGTGAAGGATACCTTTGGTTTAAAGACCAATGTCAGATTGCAATATATGGACAAAGACTTTGGTAATGACTTCTTCAACCTCAGCTCAACTTCTGACCTGGAGGACTTGGGAACAGTCAAGGTGATTCAAGAAAAAGCCATTCAAACTTTTGTTGATGTCATTGAAACAGCTCCATCTTGTTCTACAGTTCACTCTGACGACAGCAGTTCTTTAGCCTCAAATGACACTATAATCCTCTCCTCCCCTGAACCCTTGTCATCGCGAACACAACAATGGCCAGCCAACTTTCCCATTCCCATATTTTCATATGACACTGAACGTCAGCTAGAGAAGGGGAATTCTGAGTATcaagcaaacaacaaaatgttgacaGTCACCTCCCGAATGAAGACTGACATCCTAAATAGATTAGTAGAAGAGATCTACAGATACAGAGCCTACCCAGAGGATGCACAGTTCTGTGTAGTTGCAGAGGCCTTGGTTAAAAAACATCCGTGTTTAAAAGAGCCCGGTTCATTCAATGGTTGCTACGGTTGGAAGCAAAGGCTGAAGTACAAAATGGGAAACTACAGGACTCTACTCAAATCACAAGGATGTCCAGAGTTGTCTGTAAACTCTCTTAAATCCAAAGCTAGTATTTCTGTTTCTCctgctgcaaaaataaagaagccAAGACGAGCTGAAGCCAACTTTTATCCATCCTTTCCATTGGgagaaacacaagaaagcaTGGAAAAAGAGAGAATTGAACTCTTGGCAGCACTCAAAAGGAGGAACAATGACAGGGTCATTGCGGAGAAAATGGCTCGTACCTTTGCCTACAGGCGTCAGGAGGTGGTGAATGAAGAACCTGGTATAGAGGATTTCAAGGACAGATGGCCTGCTCTGTTCCAACAGAAAGAG attAATGCGGAGTTCCAGAGGCTCATGGCTCTTCCCCTTGAGCAGACGTTCTTGGCCCAGTTGGACAGGCACTCAAGTCAGCTGATTAAAGTCATCCAGGCCAAAGGAGGAGCAACACGTGCAAAAATGGCTGGCATCATGAGAACTTATGATGAG GTTGAAGACATTGGGATTCGAAGAGAATGTGTTCTGAAAGGGCTCGTCACCTTTCTTGGAGAGGATGCAAAAGACCTTATTAAGGAATACTGT GGCAGCAGCGGAGATGATGCCCAGATGGAACTCAAACAACTCACCATGGCAGTGTTTGTGATTCGGAAGGAGGGAGAGGGATTGAAAGAACCCCCAGAAGACATTGGCATCGTCATTGAGGGAGTGGAGGTGTTGCAGAACCTGACTTCAGTTGCCTCAGCATGTGCCCTGCTTCTGGGTTTGATATATTCCCTTAACTTGGCTTATCCAAAGGCTCTGCGCTTCACATTTGAAGTGTTCCAAAAAATCTTCATGCAGCTTGAGCAGCACAAGATGTCTCCCAAAGTTCAAAATTTGTTTGGAAGACTTCAGACCTCACAGTAA
- the LOC111606859 gene encoding uncharacterized protein LOC111606859 isoform X2, producing the protein MASSKPARLKVILGESNTEKLTLPDGIPDSLDELLSKVKDTFGLKTNVRLQYMDKDFGNDFFNLSSTSDLEDLGTVKVIQEKAIQTFVDVIETAPSCSTVHSDDSSSLASNDTIILSSPEPLSSRTQQWPANFPIPIFSYDTERQLEKGNSEYQANNKMLTVTSRMKTDILNRLVEEIYRYRAYPEDAQFCVVAEALVKKHPCLKEPGSFNGCYGWKQRLKYKMGNYRTLLKSQGCPELSVNSLKSKASISVSPAAKIKKPRRAEANFYPSFPLGETQESMEKERIELLAALKRRNNDRVIAEKMARTFAYRRQEVVNEEPGIEDFKDRWPALFQQKEINAEFQRLMALPLEQTFLAQLDRHSSQLIKVIQAKGGATRAKMAGIMRTYDEVEDIGIRRECVLKGLVTFLGEDAKDLIKEYCGSSGDDAQMELKQLTMAVFVIRKEGEGLKEPPEDIGIVIEGVEVLQNLTSVASACALLLGLIYSLNLAYPKALRFTFEVFQKIFMQLEQHKMSPKVQNLFGRLQTSQ; encoded by the exons ATGGCAAGTTCAAAACCTGCAAGACTGAAGGTGATTCTAGGAGAGAGCAACACTGAAAAACTGACTCTTCCAGATGGCATACCAGACTCTCTGGATGAGCTTCTCAGCAAGGTGAAGGATACCTTTGGTTTAAAGACCAATGTCAGATTGCAATATATGGACAAAGACTTTGGTAATGACTTCTTCAACCTCAGCTCAACTTCTGACCTGGAGGACTTGGGAACAGTCAAGGTGATTCAAGAAAAAGCCATTCAAACTTTTGTTGATGTCATTGAAACAGCTCCATCTTGTTCTACAGTTCACTCTGACGACAGCAGTTCTTTAGCCTCAAATGACACTATAATCCTCTCCTCCCCTGAACCCTTGTCATCGCGAACACAACAATGGCCAGCCAACTTTCCCATTCCCATATTTTCATATGACACTGAACGTCAGCTAGAGAAGGGGAATTCTGAGTATcaagcaaacaacaaaatgttgacaGTCACCTCCCGAATGAAGACTGACATCCTAAATAGATTAGTAGAAGAGATCTACAGATACAGAGCCTACCCAGAGGATGCACAGTTCTGTGTAGTTGCAGAGGCCTTGGTTAAAAAACATCCGTGTTTAAAAGAGCCCGGTTCATTCAATGGTTGCTACGGTTGGAAGCAAAGGCTGAAGTACAAAATGGGAAACTACAGGACTCTACTCAAATCACAAGGATGTCCAGAGTTGTCTGTAAACTCTCTTAAATCCAAAGCTAGTATTTCTGTTTCTCctgctgcaaaaataaagaagccAAGACGAGCTGAAGCCAACTTTTATCCATCCTTTCCATTGGgagaaacacaagaaagcaTGGAAAAAGAGAGAATTGAACTCTTGGCAGCACTCAAAAGGAGGAACAATGACAGGGTCATTGCGGAGAAAATGGCTCGTACCTTTGCCTACAGGCGTCAGGAGGTGGTGAATGAAGAACCTGGTATAGAGGATTTCAAGGACAGATGGCCTGCTCTGTTCCAACAGAAAGAG attAATGCGGAGTTCCAGAGGCTCATGGCTCTTCCCCTTGAGCAGACGTTCTTGGCCCAGTTGGACAGGCACTCAAGTCAGCTGATTAAAGTCATCCAGGCCAAAGGAGGAGCAACACGTGCAAAAATGGCTGGCATCATGAGAACTTATGATGAG GTTGAAGACATTGGGATTCGAAGAGAATGTGTTCTGAAAGGGCTCGTCACCTTTCTTGGAGAGGATGCAAAAGACCTTATTAAGGAATACTGT GGCAGCAGCGGAGATGATGCCCAGATGGAACTCAAACAACTCACCATGGCAGTGTTTGTGATTCGGAAGGAGGGAGAGGGATTGAAAGAACCCCCAGAAGACATTGGCATCGTCATTGAGGGAGTGGAGGTGTTGCAGAACCTGACTTCAGTTGCCTCAGCATGTGCCCTGCTTCTGGGTTTGATATATTCCCTTAACTTGGCTTATCCAAAGGCTCTGCGCTTCACATTTGAAGTGTTCCAAAAAATCTTCATGCAGCTTGAGCAGCACAAGATGTCTCCCAAAGTTCAAAATTTGTTTGGAAGACTTCAGACCTCACAGTAA
- the LOC111606859 gene encoding uncharacterized protein LOC111606859 isoform X3, with translation MAYQTLWMSFSASSTSDLEDLGTVKVIQEKAIQTFVDVIETAPSCSTVHSDDSSSLASNDTIILSSPEPLSSRTQQWPANFPIPIFSYDTERQLEKGNSEYQANNKMLTVTSRMKTDILNRLVEEIYRYRAYPEDAQFCVVAEALVKKHPCLKEPGSFNGCYGWKQRLKYKMGNYRTLLKSQGCPELSVNSLKSKASISVSPAAKIKKPRRAEANFYPSFPLGETQESMEKERIELLAALKRRNNDRVIAEKMARTFAYRRQEVVNEEPGIEDFKDRWPALFQQKEINAEFQRLMALPLEQTFLAQLDRHSSQLIKVIQAKGGATRAKMAGIMRTYDEVEDIGIRRECVLKGLVTFLGEDAKDLIKEYCGSSGDDAQMELKQLTMAVFVIRKEGEGLKEPPEDIGIVIEGVEVLQNLTSVASACALLLGLIYSLNLAYPKALRFTFEVFQKIFMQLEQHKMSPKVQNLFGRLQTSQ, from the exons ATGGCATACCAGACTCTCTGGATGAGCTTCTCAGCAAG CTCAACTTCTGACCTGGAGGACTTGGGAACAGTCAAGGTGATTCAAGAAAAAGCCATTCAAACTTTTGTTGATGTCATTGAAACAGCTCCATCTTGTTCTACAGTTCACTCTGACGACAGCAGTTCTTTAGCCTCAAATGACACTATAATCCTCTCCTCCCCTGAACCCTTGTCATCGCGAACACAACAATGGCCAGCCAACTTTCCCATTCCCATATTTTCATATGACACTGAACGTCAGCTAGAGAAGGGGAATTCTGAGTATcaagcaaacaacaaaatgttgacaGTCACCTCCCGAATGAAGACTGACATCCTAAATAGATTAGTAGAAGAGATCTACAGATACAGAGCCTACCCAGAGGATGCACAGTTCTGTGTAGTTGCAGAGGCCTTGGTTAAAAAACATCCGTGTTTAAAAGAGCCCGGTTCATTCAATGGTTGCTACGGTTGGAAGCAAAGGCTGAAGTACAAAATGGGAAACTACAGGACTCTACTCAAATCACAAGGATGTCCAGAGTTGTCTGTAAACTCTCTTAAATCCAAAGCTAGTATTTCTGTTTCTCctgctgcaaaaataaagaagccAAGACGAGCTGAAGCCAACTTTTATCCATCCTTTCCATTGGgagaaacacaagaaagcaTGGAAAAAGAGAGAATTGAACTCTTGGCAGCACTCAAAAGGAGGAACAATGACAGGGTCATTGCGGAGAAAATGGCTCGTACCTTTGCCTACAGGCGTCAGGAGGTGGTGAATGAAGAACCTGGTATAGAGGATTTCAAGGACAGATGGCCTGCTCTGTTCCAACAGAAAGAG attAATGCGGAGTTCCAGAGGCTCATGGCTCTTCCCCTTGAGCAGACGTTCTTGGCCCAGTTGGACAGGCACTCAAGTCAGCTGATTAAAGTCATCCAGGCCAAAGGAGGAGCAACACGTGCAAAAATGGCTGGCATCATGAGAACTTATGATGAG GTTGAAGACATTGGGATTCGAAGAGAATGTGTTCTGAAAGGGCTCGTCACCTTTCTTGGAGAGGATGCAAAAGACCTTATTAAGGAATACTGT GGCAGCAGCGGAGATGATGCCCAGATGGAACTCAAACAACTCACCATGGCAGTGTTTGTGATTCGGAAGGAGGGAGAGGGATTGAAAGAACCCCCAGAAGACATTGGCATCGTCATTGAGGGAGTGGAGGTGTTGCAGAACCTGACTTCAGTTGCCTCAGCATGTGCCCTGCTTCTGGGTTTGATATATTCCCTTAACTTGGCTTATCCAAAGGCTCTGCGCTTCACATTTGAAGTGTTCCAAAAAATCTTCATGCAGCTTGAGCAGCACAAGATGTCTCCCAAAGTTCAAAATTTGTTTGGAAGACTTCAGACCTCACAGTAA